The genomic DNA cagaaCAAAAAAGTTTAAATTTAGTTTAACAGATTTTGATCTGACATTTTATAACTTTCTACGTTTCTTCTAATCAAACAAAAAGAACAGAGTCGGAAAGTTCTGAGAGTAAATTTAATTATTCGGAACAAGGAAATGAAATCTCAGCGTCACAGATTTTGATCTGAGAGGTTTTAGCAGCTCCAGCTGGATAAACACGGAAATAAGGGAAAACTTTCTCAGTGAAAGTGTCTCTGTGAGTGCAGATGTGAGACATGTCTTCAGAGTTGTAGAAGGACACTTCCCCTCTGTCGTAGTCCAGCTGGACTCTGATCCTCTGGAGATTCTTCTTCACTGAGATAATTTGACCAGAACCATTAGTGTATTTTCCACCAGCATACCATAAACACCAGATCCCATATTCTGGTGAAGCTTTTAGCTCTCCCTTCCTGTCCACTGTCTCTTTAACCAAACCAACACTCCAGACAGGAAGATCTCCCACCTCCACCTCCCAGCTGTGTCTCCCTGAGCTGAAGCCCTCAGAACCAAAAACATGTGTATACTTAGTGTTTCTCTCTGGATTATCAGGAAGCTGCTGCTCTGTGTCTCCACGTCTCACACGGGTCAGATCATCAGACAGGTACAACCAGCCCTCTGCAGTGTTTGGGTCCAGGATGACGGGACTGAAGTGGACCTTGTCCTTCATCTTCTCCCAGACTCTGAAGGACAGGTTGCCCAGGTGTTTGGCCACATCTATCAGAGCTCCTGAGACCAGCTGTGGATCTGACACTGAGctctgggttctggttctggtccgagTGTCTTTATAGCTGCTGAGGAACGCCACGTTGTCTTTCTGCAGCTGGTCTTCAACAGCAGAGATGCTGTCTGACAGAGAGGAGATCTGCTGCTGAATCCTCTTCATCTCTCTGCTGATAGTCTTCTCcttctgctcctcttcctccctcAGAGCTGCCAGTCTGGACTCCTCTTCCTCTTTCAGGAACTGGTGGAGCTTGTTGAACTCTGCTCTGATCTGTCTCTCTGTGGACACCAGCTGCTTCTTGGAGTGTTGAATCACATCATCGTATGTTTCCTCCACTTGTTTGTATTTGTTCCTCTTGTCCTGCAGAGACTTTAAGTCCGATTCCAGCTGCTCCTTCAGCTCACGGACTGCTTGTTCTACAGGAACCACTTTGTGACTCTGGTGGAGAGAAAAGTCACAGACAGGACACACAGCTCTCTGCTCGTCTTCACAGAACAGTTTAGGCTCTTCCTGATGTTTGCTGCACACCACCTGCAACG from Nothobranchius furzeri strain GRZ-AD chromosome 10, NfurGRZ-RIMD1, whole genome shotgun sequence includes the following:
- the LOC129160909 gene encoding nuclear factor 7, ovary, with protein sequence MAERAVIQDYLSCYVCSETFRDPVSLSCNHSFCSSCLQTFWKQANNRNCPVCKRRSSKDIFVNFGLKQLADSFAGRQKSGSSETEKGEKTLQVVCSKHQEEPKLFCEDEQRAVCPVCDFSLHQSHKVVPVEQAVRELKEQLESDLKSLQDKRNKYKQVEETYDDVIQHSKKQLVSTERQIRAEFNKLHQFLKEEEESRLAALREEEEQKEKTISREMKRIQQQISSLSDSISAVEDQLQKDNVAFLSSYKDTRTRTRTQSSVSDPQLVSGALIDVAKHLGNLSFRVWEKMKDKVHFSPVILDPNTAEGWLYLSDDLTRVRRGDTEQQLPDNPERNTKYTHVFGSEGFSSGRHSWEVEVGDLPVWSVGLVKETVDRKGELKASPEYGIWCLWYAGGKYTNGSGQIISVKKNLQRIRVQLDYDRGEVSFYNSEDMSHICTHRDTFTEKVFPYFRVYPAGAAKTSQIKICDAEISFPCSE